From Anopheles coluzzii chromosome 3, AcolN3, whole genome shotgun sequence, the proteins below share one genomic window:
- the LOC120957676 gene encoding zinc finger protein 845-like, translated as MESMATCRLCLEQYSAKNSSFCILNEAFQAALQRVFPFEVHPEPNLPDYACGVCSGKIFNFHSYVGSVEENQRKLREGFLMLANGSESDCTTENDLTTRSDCVRIKESSPPLANDGRLDEVSVGGACVSKLEDDTGEKEMATKVVGFIDDIKVEEYIIQELIPEEIPNIRNCEEESVEPCEAAKDIVPVRSVSEHNDDAGNDAQNVASYTCSWCKRTFAKNSHICISYDYSAKKKLHNYSSRTLVQPNGNMGHKDTPNASDRRECEALWSNVAEEASETGSRSPELRGPMLDSDASMRSRKAAANETSFPCDQCERTFASKKQRNDHRYHHTQTQCPICAKQIKRKYLASHVAAHEGAFCCEICMRTYSTRNHLRRHNAVKHYIRTTFPCALCKCSFPNASALIIHRQKMHRIQKCSGCNKMIGPAKMKDYLAAHEGAHRCGMCGRTFASKKGLKRHTQKAIPCSCPICKQVLSPGKAKKHLNAHKEPVLRCETCGKVRFTAKERLKLHIQKAVHCKDMDGNEGPTGKKGLALEATTTDAHVASFRCETCGKTFSKAQGLKTHTENATPCKCPICKKVLSSKKAKEHMEAHNGAFRCSKCGKTFASKCSWVNHSQRVNACKPQSKDCANNVGAILQ; from the exons ATGGAAAGCATGGCAACATGTCGACTCTGCCTCGAGCAGTATTCTGCCAAAAATAGCAGCTTTTGCATACTGAATGAAGCATTTCAAGCAGCATTACAGCGGGTATTTCCGTTCGAG GTTCACCCAGAACCTAATTTGCCGGATTATGCGTGCGGCGTGTGTTCGGGGAAGATTTTTAACTTCCACTCCTACGTCGGCTCAGTGGAGGAGAACCAACGTAAACTGCGTGAAGGGTTTCTGATGCTTGCGAACGGTTCAGAAAGTGATTGCACCACCGAAAACGACCTAACAACTCGATCTGACTGTGTGCGGATTAAGGAAAGCTCACCCCCACTCGCGAATGACGGGCGGCTGGACGAGGTTAGCGTTGGTGGTGCATGTGTGTCCAAGCTAGAAGATGACACAGGGGAGAAAGAAATGGCTACTAAGGTAGTTGGGTTCATCGATGACATTAAGGTTGAAGAATACATTATACAAGAACTGATACCCGAGGAAATCCCTAATATAAGGAATTGTGAAGAAGAATCGGTCGAACCTTGTGAAGCTGCGAAAGATATCGTCCCGGTTCGGTCCGTTTCCGAGCACAATGATGACGCAGGGAACGATGCACAAAACGTGGCAAGCTACACTTGCAGTTGGTGTAAGCGAACGTTTGCCAAAAACAGTCACATTTGTATCTCGTACGATTATAGCGCTAAGAAAAAGTTGCACAATTATAGCTCTCGAACCCTTGTACAACCGAATGGTAACATGGGACACAAAGACACTCCAAATGCTAGCGATCGGAGGGAGTGTGAAGCTCTTTGGTCAAATGTTGCTGAAGAAGCTTCCGAAACCGGTTCCCGATCTCCCGAACTACGCGGACCAATGCTCGATAGTGACGCAAGCATGAGATCCCGCAAAGCAGCGGCCAACGAAACGTCCTTTCCGTGCGATCAATGCGAACGTACTTTCGCCAGCAAAAAGCAGCGAAATGACCATCGGTACCATCACACCCAGACACAGTGTCCGATCTGTGCGAAACAGATCAAACGCAAATACTTGGCTTCGCACGTTGCCGCTCACGAGGGTGCATTTTGCTGTGAGATTTGCATGCGCACCTACTCTACGCGCAATCATCTGCGCAGGCATAATGCTGTGAAACATTACATCCGCACCACATTTCCATGCGCGTTGTGCAAGTGCAGCTTTCCCAATGCAAGTGCGCTGATCATACACCGGCAGAAGATGCACCGAATACAGAAGTGTTCGGGGTGCAATAAAATGATAGGACCAGCTAAGATGAAGGACTATCTAGCTGCGCACGAAGGTGCGCACCGGTGTGGCATGTGCGGTAGAACGTTTGCCTCTAAAAAAGGTTTGAAGAGGCACACCCAAAAAGCTATACCTTGCAGTTGCCCTATCTGCAAGCAAGTGCTAAGTCCCgggaaggcaaaaaaacatctgaaTGCACACAAAGAGCCGGTGCTGCGGTGTGAAACGTGCGGTAAAGTGCGGTTTACAGCCAAAGAAAGGTTGAAACTGCACATCCAGAAAGCGGTACATTGCAAGGATATGGATGGAAATGAAGGTCCTACTGGCAAGAAAGGGCTGGCACTTGAAGCGACAACAACAGATGCACACGTGGCCTCGTTCCGGTGCGAAACGTGCGGTAAAACGTTTAGCAAAGCGCAAGGTTTAAAGACGCACACCGAAAACGCTACACCGTGCAAGTGTCCCATCTGCAAGAAAGTGCTCAGCTCGAAAAAGGCCAAAGAACATATGGAAGCACACAATGGAGCGTTCCGGTGCTCGAAATGCGGTAAAACGTTCGCCAGCAAATGCAGCTGGGTGAACCATAGTCAACGAGTTAATGCTTGTAAACCTCAATCAAAGGACTGCGCGAATAATGTAGGTGcgattttgcaataa